The following proteins are encoded in a genomic region of Microthrixaceae bacterium:
- a CDS encoding type II secretion system F family protein has translation MVIAQVTTANALLPVVAAVMVGAAGVTWAGVVRLQRSHAVVLRLSGPHDPVAPPPWFVTAVDMSGLTMRVDVAWRWATRVGVLAGLVMAVNHPVVAVAVAAVMMVAVRARSQLRRRADVRAEAHHLASAIDVVLFRLASGSSLVAALEQASNQPSPLAADLGRIASRVGQGVAVQVAVDDWAQRSGSVGIRLVADAVAIAGASGGSQQAALLGVQATLRERDALAREVRALASQARTSAVVLVAAPLMFALVVGVVDDQVGRFLVSPAGLVCVVVGLGLDAAGAVWMDRLTRDVA, from the coding sequence ATGGTGATCGCCCAGGTGACGACGGCCAACGCGCTCCTTCCGGTGGTGGCCGCCGTCATGGTCGGGGCGGCGGGTGTCACCTGGGCTGGAGTGGTGCGCCTTCAGCGTTCACACGCAGTGGTGCTCCGACTGAGCGGCCCTCACGATCCCGTAGCGCCTCCGCCGTGGTTCGTGACCGCGGTCGACATGTCGGGTCTCACGATGCGGGTCGATGTGGCATGGCGGTGGGCGACCAGGGTCGGGGTTCTCGCGGGTCTTGTGATGGCGGTCAACCATCCGGTGGTGGCCGTGGCCGTGGCGGCCGTGATGATGGTCGCCGTCAGGGCCCGGTCCCAGCTGCGCCGGCGGGCCGACGTGAGGGCCGAGGCCCATCACCTGGCCTCGGCGATAGACGTCGTCCTGTTCCGATTGGCATCGGGCTCATCGTTGGTGGCGGCGCTGGAACAGGCCAGCAACCAGCCATCTCCTTTGGCCGCCGACCTCGGTCGCATCGCGTCGCGAGTCGGTCAAGGGGTGGCGGTGCAGGTTGCCGTAGACGACTGGGCCCAACGGTCCGGCTCGGTGGGAATCAGGTTGGTGGCCGATGCCGTGGCCATCGCCGGTGCCTCCGGTGGCAGCCAGCAGGCCGCCCTGCTCGGCGTGCAGGCCACGCTGCGAGAGCGCGACGCGCTGGCCCGTGAGGTCAGGGCGCTGGCCTCTCAGGCCCGAACATCGGCTGTGGTCTTGGTGGCGGCCCCGTTGATGTTCGCCTTGGTGGTGGGTGTGGTCGATGACCAGGTGGGGAGGTTCCTCGTCAGCCCTGCGGGCCTCGTCTGTGTCGTCGTCGGGTTGGGGCTCGATGCCGCCGGGGCGGTGTGGATGGATCGCCTCACCCGGGACGTGGCCTGA
- a CDS encoding ATP-binding protein, whose protein sequence is MNPVDDAAEVVELIIPPRPEIVSVARLVVGAAVAMDPSFDEERSADLRLAASEACTNAIEAQLARRQARDADLPIVLRCELGADSIVLTVQDHGGGFDPDDLPPQPEATDPARLDYEDGLGIPLIRLLSDDLEFRETPGGTTVVMKFEPRLTTGTIEP, encoded by the coding sequence GTGAACCCTGTCGACGACGCCGCTGAGGTCGTCGAGTTGATTATTCCGCCTCGGCCCGAGATCGTGTCGGTGGCCCGCCTGGTGGTCGGGGCCGCAGTGGCCATGGATCCATCCTTCGACGAGGAACGCAGCGCCGATTTGCGCCTGGCTGCGTCCGAGGCCTGTACCAACGCCATCGAGGCTCAGTTGGCTCGGCGCCAGGCCCGTGATGCTGACCTGCCGATCGTGCTGCGCTGCGAGTTGGGTGCGGATTCGATCGTGCTCACCGTGCAGGACCATGGGGGCGGGTTCGATCCCGATGACCTTCCCCCCCAGCCCGAAGCCACCGACCCGGCCCGGCTCGATTACGAGGACGGCCTTGGCATCCCGCTCATCCGCCTTCTCTCCGACGATCTCGAGTTCCGTGAGACGCCAGGGGGTACCACCGTGGTGATGAAGTTCGAGCCGCGGCTCACGACCGGGACCATCGAACCTTGA
- a CDS encoding DUF4244 domain-containing protein, with protein MNLSPLSQRPSFPRPASPADSPGRRPGQKGQATAEYALVLLGAAALALLLVAWATGSGKIGELFDAVIGQLISKAG; from the coding sequence GTGAACCTGTCACCCCTGTCCCAACGTCCGTCATTCCCTCGCCCGGCCTCGCCGGCAGACTCCCCGGGCCGCAGGCCTGGGCAGAAGGGGCAGGCCACCGCCGAGTACGCCCTGGTGTTGTTGGGGGCGGCGGCCCTGGCTCTGCTGTTGGTAGCGTGGGCCACCGGTTCGGGCAAGATCGGCGAGCTGTTCGATGCCGTGATCGGACAGCTCATCTCCAAGGCCGGCTGA
- a CDS encoding pilus assembly protein: MTIRGGLRPRLSPSGRPGSEGQATVEVALALPVVVVALLLVIQVALVARAQVLVVQAAREGARASSVGESPEVARHTPGLDPTRVEVSQVGGTVPGSVVTVRVAYRAATDVPLVGGLLGDVTVRAAVTMRVEGPT, translated from the coding sequence GTGACGATCCGGGGCGGTCTCAGACCACGGCTCTCACCATCGGGCCGCCCCGGATCGGAGGGCCAGGCCACCGTCGAGGTGGCCTTGGCGTTGCCAGTGGTGGTCGTAGCCCTCCTGTTGGTGATCCAGGTAGCGCTGGTTGCTCGGGCTCAGGTGCTGGTGGTCCAGGCCGCCCGCGAGGGGGCACGGGCTTCGTCGGTGGGTGAATCGCCCGAGGTGGCGCGGCACACACCGGGCCTGGACCCGACCCGGGTAGAGGTCTCCCAGGTCGGGGGAACGGTGCCCGGTTCGGTGGTGACGGTGAGGGTTGCTTATCGGGCAGCTACCGATGTGCCGTTGGTGGGTGGCCTTCTGGGGGACGTAACGGTGCGGGCCGCAGTCACGATGAGAGTCGAGGGCCCCACTTGA
- a CDS encoding type II secretion system F family protein — protein sequence MVGFVISSQWAPVLAGGAVVAAGWAVGAMGAKLPARLEDPVARSEDRHSPRAGSATALGAPPVVPPPSPALVAVVTSMVGAVAVAVGVPVAVGLAGLVGLSRLRVARHRRVEQQRNVEAAVPDLIDLFLVAAAAGHPVSASLRMVAPRSPVAVRRPLTDSVERLDRGCSLAEVLAHLGGQLGALGAALTGALAGSAATGSPLVPTLERVAVLARDRRRRAAEARARRLPVTMLFPLVACVLPAFVLLTVVPLLVASLGSLRL from the coding sequence ATGGTGGGGTTCGTCATCTCCTCGCAGTGGGCTCCGGTGTTGGCCGGTGGCGCCGTCGTCGCCGCCGGGTGGGCTGTGGGGGCAATGGGGGCCAAGCTGCCGGCCCGGCTGGAAGACCCCGTCGCCCGTTCCGAGGACCGTCATTCACCCAGAGCCGGCTCGGCCACGGCGCTGGGTGCTCCGCCGGTGGTGCCGCCACCGTCGCCGGCCCTGGTTGCGGTGGTTACTTCGATGGTCGGAGCCGTGGCCGTGGCGGTCGGGGTGCCGGTGGCAGTGGGGTTGGCAGGCTTGGTGGGTCTGTCCCGGTTGAGGGTCGCCCGCCACCGTCGCGTCGAACAGCAGCGCAACGTGGAGGCGGCAGTGCCCGACCTCATCGACTTGTTCTTGGTGGCAGCCGCGGCCGGGCATCCGGTGTCGGCCAGCTTGCGCATGGTCGCTCCCCGATCGCCCGTGGCGGTCAGGAGGCCCTTGACCGACAGCGTGGAACGACTCGATCGTGGATGTTCGCTCGCCGAGGTTCTGGCCCACCTCGGGGGCCAACTCGGAGCGCTGGGTGCGGCGCTCACCGGTGCGTTGGCGGGCAGCGCTGCCACCGGTTCCCCGCTGGTGCCCACCCTGGAGCGGGTGGCCGTGCTGGCCCGAGACCGGCGGCGACGAGCAGCCGAGGCCCGGGCTCGGCGACTACCGGTGACCATGTTGTTCCCACTGGTGGCTTGCGTTCTTCCAGCCTTCGTGCTGCTGACAGTGGTCCCTCTGCTGGTGGCGTCCCTTGGTTCGCTCCGCCTCTGA
- a CDS encoding DEAD/DEAH box helicase: MSTAALLRPNSLDTELHHLRALLGDGLVHAQFQEASTGQTAPVPADLPAALTSRLAETGIDHLWAHQAQAMEHIRSGRSTVIATGTGSGKSLCYQVPIAEAVVDRLRPGTALALFPTKALAQDQLRSFGHLAVGGLTPVTYDGDTQPEQRTWARAHANVVLTNPEMLHCGILPQHARWSTFLMRLRYVVIDELHVLRGVFGTNVAHLLRRLRRICETYGANPTFVFTSATIGTPGHLASQLCGTDVYTVDQDGSPRGARLIALVDPARAGGDGGPRSPNRVTADLVAGLVARDHRTLAFCRSRAGTEVVAAEVARRNPRLARRVRPYRGGYLAAERREIEAQLFSGTLGGVVATSALELGIDVGGLDAVVLNGFPGTIASMWQQVGRAGREGQPSVAVLVAGEDQLDHHFLRHPTEVFDRRPEPAVINPANPHVLDPHLACAAYEQPLTHHDERWWGDQLGDGVRRLVKDDTLRIRPRRREPMAVWARRGHPASEVGIRSTSAHEVRIAFADGTLIGTVDRARAPESVHPGAVYLHQGRPHRVVDLDLDDGAAIVEPDPGHTYTQARSHVDLRVLRTRSSRPVGRIEVGLAEVEVTSQVTGYQQREILSGDLLAAHDLTLPPSTLVTTGVWWRIPPVVIERAMVEARQLGGALHAAEHAAIGMLPLFAICDRWDVGGVSTAWLEDLNAPAVVIYDGHPGGIGIAELAYAATEAQLAATLETLEQCGCDDGCPSCVQSPKCGSLNEPLDKLAAARLLRAFKWGPRLSS, translated from the coding sequence TTGTCCACCGCCGCTCTGCTTCGTCCGAACTCGTTGGACACCGAGCTGCACCATCTGCGCGCACTACTCGGGGACGGACTGGTCCACGCCCAGTTCCAAGAAGCATCGACCGGGCAAACCGCGCCCGTCCCCGCCGACCTCCCCGCGGCCCTGACCTCACGCCTGGCCGAGACCGGGATCGACCACCTCTGGGCCCACCAGGCCCAAGCCATGGAGCACATCCGCTCCGGGCGTTCCACCGTCATCGCCACCGGCACCGGCTCGGGCAAATCACTTTGCTACCAGGTCCCCATCGCCGAAGCGGTGGTGGACCGGCTCCGCCCCGGTACCGCTTTGGCCCTGTTCCCAACCAAAGCCCTAGCCCAAGATCAGCTCCGATCATTCGGGCATCTAGCCGTCGGTGGGCTCACCCCCGTCACCTACGACGGAGACACCCAGCCCGAGCAGCGGACCTGGGCCCGGGCCCACGCGAATGTGGTGCTCACCAACCCCGAGATGCTCCACTGCGGGATCCTCCCCCAGCATGCCCGCTGGTCCACGTTCCTGATGCGCCTGCGCTACGTGGTCATCGACGAGCTCCACGTGTTGCGCGGCGTCTTCGGCACCAACGTGGCCCACCTGCTGCGCCGTCTTCGACGAATCTGTGAGACCTATGGGGCCAACCCCACCTTCGTATTCACCTCGGCCACCATCGGCACCCCCGGCCATTTGGCGTCACAGCTGTGCGGAACCGACGTGTACACCGTCGACCAAGACGGTTCCCCCCGCGGCGCCCGGCTGATCGCCCTGGTCGACCCGGCCCGGGCCGGTGGCGATGGCGGGCCCCGTTCACCCAACCGCGTCACCGCCGACCTGGTGGCCGGTCTGGTGGCCCGAGACCACCGAACCCTGGCCTTTTGTCGCAGCCGAGCCGGAACCGAAGTGGTGGCCGCCGAAGTAGCCCGGCGCAATCCTCGGCTGGCCCGGCGGGTCCGCCCCTACCGAGGCGGCTACCTGGCCGCCGAACGGCGAGAGATAGAAGCCCAACTCTTCTCGGGCACCCTCGGCGGCGTGGTGGCCACCTCGGCGCTCGAGCTCGGCATCGACGTGGGCGGGCTCGACGCCGTGGTTCTCAACGGGTTCCCCGGCACCATCGCATCGATGTGGCAACAGGTCGGACGGGCCGGACGAGAGGGCCAGCCATCGGTGGCGGTACTGGTGGCCGGAGAGGACCAACTCGACCACCACTTCCTCCGCCACCCAACCGAGGTGTTCGACCGTCGGCCCGAACCGGCGGTGATCAACCCGGCCAACCCTCACGTGCTCGACCCTCACCTGGCCTGCGCCGCCTACGAGCAGCCCCTCACCCACCACGACGAACGGTGGTGGGGAGACCAACTCGGTGACGGAGTGCGCCGACTGGTCAAAGACGACACGCTGAGGATCAGGCCCCGACGGCGAGAACCCATGGCGGTGTGGGCTCGGCGTGGTCACCCCGCCAGCGAGGTGGGCATCCGTTCCACCTCGGCTCACGAAGTCCGCATCGCCTTCGCTGACGGCACCCTGATCGGCACCGTCGATCGGGCCCGAGCCCCAGAGAGTGTCCACCCCGGAGCCGTGTACTTGCACCAGGGCCGCCCTCACCGGGTGGTGGACCTGGACCTGGACGACGGTGCCGCCATCGTCGAACCCGACCCCGGCCACACCTACACCCAGGCCCGTTCCCACGTAGACCTGCGGGTCCTGCGAACCCGCTCGTCACGGCCAGTAGGGCGCATAGAGGTCGGACTGGCCGAGGTCGAGGTCACCAGCCAGGTCACCGGCTACCAGCAACGAGAGATCCTGTCAGGGGACCTACTGGCCGCCCACGACCTGACGTTGCCGCCGTCCACCCTGGTCACCACCGGTGTGTGGTGGCGGATCCCGCCGGTGGTGATCGAACGGGCCATGGTCGAGGCTCGCCAACTCGGCGGTGCACTACATGCCGCCGAGCACGCCGCCATCGGCATGTTGCCGCTGTTCGCCATCTGTGACCGTTGGGATGTGGGTGGCGTGTCCACGGCCTGGCTCGAAGACCTGAACGCCCCGGCGGTGGTGATCTATGACGGTCACCCCGGCGGAATCGGCATCGCCGAGCTCGCCTACGCAGCCACCGAAGCGCAACTGGCGGCCACGCTGGAAACGCTGGAGCAGTGTGGCTGCGATGACGGTTGCCCGTCGTGCGTCCAGTCACCCAAGTGCGGAAGCCTGAACGAGCCGCTGGACAAGCTCGCCGCCGCTCGACTGCTGCGGGCCTTCAAGTGGGGCCCTCGACTCTCATCGTGA
- a CDS encoding acyl-CoA dehydrogenase family protein encodes MDFALSPRAETLRQELLDFMDSHVYPAEPVYHEQIAASGNPHHHPPIMEELKAEARSRGLWNLFLPHQTQWTDGLSNSDYAPLAEITGRSAAIAPQALNCSAPDTGNMEVLTMFGTDEQKEQWLVPLLEGEIRSAFAMTEPAVASSDATNIECRIERDGDEYVINGRKWWTSGAADERCQIFIVMGKTDPSAHRHLQQSMVLVPRDTPGVVIERSLPVFGYIDQEGHCEVTFTDVRVPVSNLIGMEGGGFAIAQARLGPGRIHHCMRALGAAERALELMCQRVTNRVAFGRPLSEQGVIREWIADSRMEIEQARLLTLKAAWLMDTVGNKGAAIEISAIKVVAPNVALKVIDRAIQAHGGMGVSNDVPLAAMYAGIRTLRLADGPDEVHRRQVAKQELSRYMPTELPPDVGRI; translated from the coding sequence ATGGACTTCGCCTTGTCGCCCCGGGCCGAGACGCTCCGTCAGGAACTGCTCGACTTCATGGACTCCCACGTGTACCCGGCCGAGCCCGTGTACCACGAACAGATCGCGGCCTCGGGGAACCCCCACCACCACCCGCCGATCATGGAGGAACTCAAGGCCGAGGCCCGCAGCCGGGGGCTGTGGAACCTGTTCCTCCCCCACCAGACCCAGTGGACCGACGGCCTGTCCAACAGCGACTACGCGCCCCTGGCCGAGATCACCGGCCGCTCGGCCGCCATCGCCCCCCAGGCGCTGAACTGCTCGGCACCCGATACCGGGAACATGGAGGTGCTGACCATGTTCGGCACCGACGAGCAGAAGGAGCAGTGGCTGGTCCCCCTGCTCGAAGGTGAGATCCGCTCCGCCTTCGCCATGACCGAACCAGCGGTGGCCTCCAGCGATGCCACCAACATCGAGTGCCGCATCGAACGCGACGGCGACGAGTACGTGATCAACGGACGCAAGTGGTGGACGTCGGGCGCCGCCGACGAGCGCTGCCAGATCTTCATCGTGATGGGCAAGACCGACCCATCCGCCCACCGCCACCTCCAACAGTCCATGGTCCTGGTCCCCCGAGACACCCCGGGCGTGGTGATCGAACGGTCGCTGCCGGTCTTCGGCTACATCGATCAGGAAGGCCACTGCGAGGTCACCTTCACCGACGTGCGGGTGCCGGTGTCCAACCTGATCGGCATGGAAGGAGGTGGGTTCGCCATCGCCCAGGCTCGCCTCGGCCCCGGCCGCATCCACCACTGCATGCGGGCCCTCGGCGCCGCCGAACGGGCGTTGGAGCTGATGTGCCAGCGGGTGACCAACCGGGTGGCGTTCGGGCGCCCGCTGTCGGAGCAGGGGGTGATCCGGGAATGGATCGCCGACTCCCGCATGGAGATCGAACAGGCCCGCCTCCTCACGTTGAAGGCGGCGTGGCTGATGGACACCGTCGGCAACAAGGGCGCCGCCATCGAGATCTCGGCCATCAAGGTGGTGGCCCCCAACGTGGCCCTCAAGGTGATCGACCGGGCCATCCAGGCCCACGGAGGCATGGGGGTGAGCAACGACGTCCCCCTGGCCGCCATGTACGCCGGGATCCGCACCTTGCGCCTGGCCGACGGCCCCGACGAGGTCCACCGCCGCCAGGTGGCCAAGCAGGAGCTGTCGCGCTACATGCCCACCGAACTGCCGCCCGACGTAGGCCGGATCTGA
- a CDS encoding STAS domain-containing protein, protein MDFRLEATEQDGWTVVSVAGEVDVATAPALRTRLIDLVADGCRRLVVDLAWVDFIDSTGLGVLIGTLKRIRSHDGEMVLVMDDPRVSRIFDITGLHQVFTIVSSLDEVPGS, encoded by the coding sequence ATGGATTTCCGACTGGAAGCGACCGAGCAGGACGGCTGGACGGTGGTGTCGGTTGCTGGCGAGGTAGACGTGGCCACCGCCCCGGCGCTGCGGACCCGCCTCATCGACCTGGTGGCAGATGGGTGTCGTCGGCTGGTGGTCGACCTCGCCTGGGTCGACTTCATCGATTCGACCGGGCTGGGTGTGCTGATCGGCACGCTGAAGCGGATTCGATCCCACGATGGTGAGATGGTTCTGGTGATGGATGACCCCCGGGTGTCGAGGATCTTCGACATCACCGGCCTGCATCAGGTCTTCACCATCGTTTCGTCTCTGGATGAGGTGCCGGGGTCGTGA
- a CDS encoding response regulator transcription factor, whose product MTIRVLVADDQDIVRTGLRMILDAQPGIEVVAEAVDGRDALELARSLRPDVCLFDIRMPELDGIEVTRQLAGPDVEDPLAVVVITTFDLDEYVHGALKAGARGFLLKDAGPDLLSQAVRSAASGDALIAPSVTARLLSTFADGGASSREPAAQPIEPLTEREEQVLVTVARGRTNAEIADELSISLSTVKTHLASLMNKLGARNRVELAMWAYETDRMPG is encoded by the coding sequence GTGACGATCCGGGTCCTGGTCGCCGATGACCAAGACATCGTGCGCACCGGACTGCGCATGATCCTCGACGCCCAGCCCGGCATCGAGGTGGTGGCCGAGGCCGTCGACGGTCGCGATGCGCTCGAGCTCGCCCGCTCGCTGCGCCCCGACGTCTGCCTCTTTGACATCCGCATGCCCGAGCTGGACGGCATCGAGGTCACCCGCCAGCTGGCGGGGCCGGACGTCGAGGACCCGCTCGCCGTCGTGGTGATCACCACGTTCGACCTGGACGAGTACGTGCACGGGGCGCTCAAGGCCGGCGCACGCGGATTCCTCCTCAAGGACGCCGGACCCGACCTGCTCTCGCAGGCCGTGCGCTCTGCCGCCAGCGGCGACGCCCTCATCGCTCCGAGCGTGACCGCCCGGCTGCTGTCCACCTTCGCCGACGGCGGGGCATCATCCAGGGAGCCGGCGGCACAGCCGATCGAGCCGCTCACCGAACGTGAGGAACAGGTGCTCGTGACCGTCGCTCGTGGTCGAACCAACGCCGAGATCGCCGACGAGCTCTCCATCAGCCTCAGCACCGTGAAGACCCACCTCGCCAGCCTGATGAACAAGCTCGGTGCTCGCAATCGAGTCGAGCTCGCCATGTGGGCCTACGAGACCGACCGCATGCCGGGGTGA
- a CDS encoding SDR family oxidoreductase has product MGFAGRFEGRTAIVTGAASGIGRATALRLASEGASVACFDLAEAVHDTATAITGGGGRALAMTLDVADESAVATAVADAASELGPATVLANVAGVLRFAITHEASMADFDLMMRVNVRGPFVMCRAAIPAMLEAGGGAIVNVASSAGMFGQAYNAGYGASKGGVAMMTRSIAWEYVKHNIRVNAISPGQVDTPMVSTIDFPEAMDWKLMRKAMGVNGKSLAPEEPAALIAFLASDEATAITGAVVPIDHGLTC; this is encoded by the coding sequence ATGGGTTTTGCCGGTCGATTCGAGGGACGCACCGCCATCGTCACCGGGGCCGCGTCGGGCATAGGGCGGGCCACCGCCCTGCGCCTGGCGTCGGAAGGGGCCAGCGTGGCCTGCTTCGACCTGGCCGAGGCCGTCCACGACACGGCCACGGCCATCACCGGCGGCGGGGGCCGGGCCCTGGCCATGACCCTCGACGTGGCCGATGAGTCCGCGGTGGCCACCGCGGTGGCCGACGCCGCCAGCGAACTGGGCCCGGCCACGGTGCTGGCCAACGTCGCCGGGGTGCTGCGCTTCGCCATCACGCATGAGGCGTCGATGGCGGACTTCGATCTGATGATGCGGGTCAACGTCCGAGGCCCGTTTGTGATGTGTCGGGCCGCCATTCCCGCCATGCTCGAAGCCGGTGGTGGCGCCATCGTCAACGTGGCGTCCTCGGCCGGCATGTTCGGGCAGGCCTACAACGCCGGGTACGGCGCCTCCAAGGGTGGGGTGGCCATGATGACCCGTTCCATCGCCTGGGAGTACGTGAAGCACAACATCCGGGTCAACGCCATCTCCCCCGGCCAGGTCGACACCCCGATGGTGTCCACCATCGACTTCCCCGAAGCCATGGACTGGAAGTTGATGCGCAAAGCGATGGGCGTCAACGGCAAGTCTCTCGCGCCCGAAGAGCCCGCCGCCCTGATCGCCTTCCTGGCCTCGGATGAGGCCACCGCCATAACCGGCGCCGTGGTCCCCATCGACCACGGCCTCACCTGCTGA
- a CDS encoding PIN domain-containing protein → MGVILDTSAVIGLVELDADRPAIVASVLKVGGDKRPAIHVVTLGELAAGVHRAVEQFGSGSVEANARQRTLDVAAGREAGGSGRPRLSTFDIDAATWGCFGEISGPMGRRISNNDKWIVAAAIVNERVLITQDETLADRAGGIGVEVALVRRQPPDR, encoded by the coding sequence ATGGGAGTGATCCTCGACACCTCGGCGGTGATCGGCCTCGTCGAGCTCGATGCAGACAGGCCAGCCATCGTTGCCTCCGTGCTCAAAGTAGGTGGCGACAAGCGGCCGGCGATCCATGTCGTCACCCTCGGAGAGTTGGCGGCAGGTGTGCACCGCGCCGTCGAACAGTTCGGATCGGGCTCGGTGGAGGCGAACGCCAGACAACGCACCTTGGACGTCGCCGCCGGTCGCGAGGCAGGTGGATCTGGCCGCCCGCGCTTGTCCACCTTCGACATCGATGCGGCCACGTGGGGTTGTTTCGGTGAGATAAGCGGACCGATGGGTAGGCGCATCAGCAACAACGACAAGTGGATCGTCGCCGCCGCGATCGTCAACGAGCGTGTCCTGATCACCCAGGACGAGACGCTGGCCGACCGCGCCGGTGGCATTGGAGTAGAGGTGGCGCTCGTTCGGAGACAACCTCCCGACCGGTGA
- a CDS encoding carboxypeptidase regulatory-like domain-containing protein produces the protein MLTHSRPYAPATGGPGVPAQMAPGTMTITDVASGEVLPVLAGFPRSVPYGGDAGQHLIDVQPARDLDRCSWYEVGVGVTAAVTDARGQAVTPYRWRFRTECGPQHHTIHGTVTDPSTMPVAGAAVLAYRPGDGFTPTAGVVTGADGTWELTDLPAGSYGLVVVPPAGSDLGTAWLAGPLHSTAGGPVEVPGRSLRVDAVLARSYPVTGRVTDRWGVGKAGIEVLAFGPHDTWVPSGRTTTLPGGQFRLTNLTPGPYRIAFRATPAAPLQWYRRTPTNPGGATIGVGPRPLTGINHQLT, from the coding sequence GTGCTGACTCATTCCCGCCCGTACGCCCCCGCCACCGGCGGCCCCGGCGTGCCCGCCCAGATGGCGCCCGGCACCATGACCATCACCGATGTGGCCTCCGGTGAGGTGCTGCCGGTCCTGGCCGGTTTCCCACGCAGCGTTCCCTACGGCGGTGACGCCGGCCAGCACCTGATCGACGTGCAACCGGCTCGAGACCTCGACCGATGCTCGTGGTACGAGGTTGGTGTGGGGGTCACCGCCGCAGTCACCGATGCCCGAGGCCAGGCCGTCACCCCCTACCGCTGGCGGTTCCGCACCGAGTGCGGTCCTCAGCACCACACGATCCACGGCACGGTCACCGACCCCAGCACGATGCCCGTAGCGGGCGCGGCGGTGCTGGCCTACCGACCTGGCGACGGTTTCACCCCCACCGCGGGGGTGGTCACCGGAGCCGACGGAACCTGGGAGCTCACCGACCTGCCCGCCGGGTCCTACGGCCTGGTGGTCGTGCCCCCCGCCGGTTCGGACCTGGGCACGGCGTGGCTGGCCGGACCGCTCCACTCCACCGCTGGCGGTCCCGTGGAGGTACCGGGACGATCGCTGAGGGTGGACGCCGTGCTGGCCCGCTCCTACCCGGTGACGGGTCGAGTCACCGACCGATGGGGAGTCGGCAAGGCTGGCATCGAGGTGTTGGCCTTCGGCCCCCACGACACGTGGGTACCGTCCGGTCGTACCACCACTCTCCCGGGCGGCCAGTTCCGGCTCACCAACCTGACGCCGGGCCCCTACCGCATCGCCTTCCGGGCCACGCCAGCAGCCCCGCTCCAGTGGTACCGCCGAACCCCCACCAACCCCGGCGGCGCCACCATAGGGGTCGGGCCCCGACCCTTGACCGGGATCAACCACCAGCTCACCTGA
- a CDS encoding type II toxin-antitoxin system prevent-host-death family antitoxin, whose translation MSHIKVLHLSMGSVQSFGVRELRNDTAGVLEAVERDGEALITKRGRVVAKLVLVDGPDGSPLDDFVAWANSLSGHDTGWVDEFLREKALDSEAAEPKPWE comes from the coding sequence ATGTCGCACATCAAGGTGCTACATTTGAGTATGGGATCGGTTCAGTCCTTCGGCGTGAGAGAGCTACGCAACGACACGGCTGGCGTTCTCGAAGCGGTAGAGCGAGACGGCGAGGCGTTGATCACCAAACGAGGGCGTGTCGTCGCCAAGTTGGTGTTGGTCGACGGCCCTGACGGGTCGCCGCTTGACGACTTCGTCGCCTGGGCGAACTCGCTCTCGGGGCACGACACGGGATGGGTCGACGAGTTCCTGCGCGAGAAGGCACTCGACTCAGAGGCGGCCGAGCCCAAGCCATGGGAGTGA